CGTACATGCATCACGCAGAAGTTGTAAATGTTGAGCCAGAAGGCCAGTTTCTGCTTGTTGGTCAAGAAACTCGGATCCACGGTGGAAAGCTTGTTCATCAACACTCTGAAGAAACATGGAACGAAGATGACGGGGTTCTTATTAGAAAAGTTGATCAAGCACTGCAATGCAATAATGGCGATTGAGTCTCTCTCACCTCAAGTTCTTGATGTCAGCGAGACATGACGACACGCGGCTTGCGTCAAATGAGCTCCGTGTGAACTCCACGAACCTCTTGCAACCTCCGCTAGTCTCCCTCTCGCCACCACCGTACTCACGCGGCGGCAATGCACGGCTCTTCACGCCATCgctcgacgaggacgacgacttGGGGGCAAGGTTTCTAGAAGAGCCTATGCACGAGGTGATGTTGAGCTTCGGCATGCTGCTCAGCTCCAGCTCTGCTGCATGATGAGTTGTTTTGTTGatcttgtggaagatggtcaCCGTCAACTTTATCAGCTCCTCTGACAGCTTGTTGGGACTGCTCAAGCAAATTTTTCTTTCAGGGGGTTTTATATTTCCTGTAGAGTGGCTTCTTCTTGTGACCTGCTCAACTTCCTCACCTGTTCAAACATTTCAAACacaaacatcagaaattatcttgttttgcatttattttattttcaattaTAAAAGAAGTTGTTGATGTTTTGCCTCCGAAATGAAATAACGTTGATTCAGTTGTTATATAATATTGTCAGACGAAAGAACGCTTTAGTCGTTGATGTTGTCACAAATAGACCTTTGAATTTAAAATTTAGAAGGTCTTTGATAGGAAATAAGTGGATTGCTTGGATCGATTTGGTCCAACGACTTATGTTTATTTCCTTGTCCGACGAGAAGGATGCCTTGGTGTGGAGGTTAACAACTTCTGGATCTTTTTCGGTTAAGTCAATGTACGCGGACTATATGAATGGTCATACAATTTTTCTTCGTAAATATATTTGGAAGCTTAAGATACCACTAAATGTTCGgatttttatgtggtttcttCATAAAAAAGTTATCCTCACCAAAGAGAATTTAGCTCGCCGAAATTGGAATGGTTGTAGGAAATGTGTGTTCTGTGATCCATCGGAATCAATAAATCATTGTTCTTTGATTGTCCCTTCGCAAAGCTTATTTGGAGAGTTATTCAGTTTACCTTTAATATACCCCCACCGACTCATGTCACAAACATGTTCGGGAACTGATTAAATGGGGTGGGTAAGACGGCTAAAGTTAGAATTAGAATTGGTTTTAGCGCGTTGATGTGGGCTACATGGAATAGCCGTAATGACATTGTCTTTAACAGGAATACAAATGAGAATTTTTTACAGGTTATCCGTATGGTATCACACTGGATCCACGACTGGTCTCTCTTACTGCCGGAGGCGCAACGAGAGCCTATGCATGCTAGATGCCGCCGGCTGGAAGCGGTGGCATAGGCTATTTACAGCCAGGCTGGTTGGCGACCTACTAAACGACTTCAAGATGAATAAACGTGTCACTATACTGTTTCGTTGGCTAGTTTATGTGTACACGTTGTATGATCTTTGAGTTGTAAAACTTTGATACTTGATATCTTGATACTTTGGGTAATAAAGAGAGctgtgtgcatcgattgatgcagaggctgataccccatttcgaaaaaaaaaagttGTTATTTCTGATTTAATTTTGCCAtgacaacaaaaacaaaaatcaaGTTGATCGTTTGTGGTCTATATATAGAACCAATAAGGAATCCTTTCAAACAGATGAGCTTACCAGAGTGATCAAAGACGACAAACTTATGAGAAGTGTAACTGCGTCTGCTGAACATGTCAGTGTGTACCTTGTGTAGAGACAGATCCACCGGAAGCCTTGCTCCCACGCTCAATATTAACTTCACGTTCCTCTTGGCTGCCTCGATAAGGCAGCATTGGAAATTGTTGTCCTCCACCATCGATCTCTCTGGGACCACCGGAATGCCGCCAATTCTGTTGCAGCCAATTATGCTGCTGTCGCTGCTGGAGAATGCAGCGTTCTGTCCAATTGCGCTCACGGCGAAGACGTAGCCGCAGGTCGTCGACCTTCTTCTCGAGGTAAAATATCTCATCCTCGATGATCGCTAGCTCCGCAAGGAGCCCCCTTATCTACACGAATGCATAGCAAAGTGATTAATACCAACATTTTCAGTGATCACAAAACTAACATGCTGCATAATAAAGTCACTGCTGAAGAAAAAGAATGAAATGCAATTTGATCAGAGAAGGAATTGGTAGTTTAATGTTTAATCACAGTAGATCTTAGATCCCCCAATCAACCGAATTGTGATGTGTAAGCTAGtgacgtggcatggcatggcgtgTTTGATAGGCATGTAAGCAGACCGCCGTACAGGTGCAATTGATTGACGATGTACCAGATGGCAGGAATCCAAGGAAATCAGGTGTGGTAGATGATGGTGGTGGTTATCTGCGGACAAATCTGCCATTGTAGGGACGCAATGCGCAAATAGTACTTTGATGTTCTCTGCTGTCTATTATGATAAGATCTGTAGCAGGCAGGACTGAGCATATGTGACTGTTTAATCCTTGGAGGGACACTAACTACTGCACTGAACATGAAGCGATGTTGCGTTTGCACTTGACTATGATGTGATGATGCTTATGTTTGAAACTGAATGTCTGGAACAGTTTTATGTCGGTAAGAAAAAATTCAGAGTACGAAACATAAATTTTTTCCCAGAATAAACTTTTCAGAGAAAGACAGTAAATATAAATGGACTTGCcatgcatgtaaatcctagtagtaatTACCTTTGTTGGAACCAAGGCGGAGAGGCAGCAATGGCAGACGACGTTCCGGCCCTGGAGCGAGCAGTGCAGGACTCTGTTGAGCCGCTTCTCCTTCTCGAGCACCGCCTCCAGCTCCGACACCTGCACGCGCGTCGATCGTGATTCATGAACAGCAGAGACCATAGGTATAATCTTGACGATTCCTAGTAGAGGAGAAGGGTGAGTGACCTCGAACTGCAGCTCGTCCGTCTTGCAGCGCCGCTCCTCGTCGTCCATGAGGAAGTACGCGAGCTTCATCTTGCTCCGCGCCCTGGCCGCCCTTCTTAAGCCTCGCCTCCGGTGGAGGTGCACGGGGTAACtgccggcggtggaggcgcctcgTGATGGCGTCGGCGTGGCCGGCGGCAACCCCATTCAATTTGCGTACTCTACCACGGCACGGGCTGCCGCTTCCAGAGGAAGCAGAGCAGATGGTGGCCGGCGAGATGAGCTGGAGACCAGGACTAGAGATAGAGAGCGAGAAGCAAAGAACTGGATCACATGCGAAGAGGAGGatggagagagggagggaggtttCACGGAAACGGACTGTAGCGGCATCACACGCATGAAACGCATATGAGCGGCTTC
This region of Lolium perenne isolate Kyuss_39 chromosome 2, Kyuss_2.0, whole genome shotgun sequence genomic DNA includes:
- the LOC127331859 gene encoding uncharacterized protein, which translates into the protein MGLPPATPTPSRGASTAGSYPVHLHRRRGLRRAARARSKMKLAYFLMDDEERRCKTDELQFEVSELEAVLEKEKRLNRVLHCSLQGRNVVCHCCLSALVPTKIRGLLAELAIIEDEIFYLEKKVDDLRLRLRRERNWTERCILQQRQQHNWLQQNWRHSGGPREIDGGGQQFPMLPYRGSQEEREVNIERGSKASGGSVSTQGEEVEQVTRRSHSTGNIKPPERKICLSSPNKLSEELIKLTVTIFHKINKTTHHAAELELSSMPKLNITSCIGSSRNLAPKSSSSSSDGVKSRALPPREYGGGERETSGGCKRFVEFTRSSFDASRVSSCLADIKNLRVLMNKLSTVDPSFLTNKQKLAFWLNIYNFCVMHAFLQHGLPPSADKLLSLLNQASVNVGGTVLNVLSIEHLFLMQSPDQGNKELSEKRMMTEGEMDLQLNYGLGYPEPNVVFALCKGSRSSPPVRVYTAEEVSSELEEAKVEYLERCVRVVQAAGARRKKTKASTTIMLPKLLYWHMRCFADDVESLLEWVHSQLPRSTSALELKRAIRDLLLHRDRPPVPEKMVEIEPYEAEFRYMLPVVW